Part of the Urocitellus parryii isolate mUroPar1 unplaced genomic scaffold, mUroPar1.hap1 Scaffold_79, whole genome shotgun sequence genome, CCTATCCTCAACtgtcattctgtttcttcttgggctatGTATTGAGAGTAAGAGACACAACCTTGGTTGGGGGTTAACtacttcctctttttgtgttgttcACTAAACTGCCTACTGGGTTGGCCTAACATTGAAGTTGTTTGAAATAGCTTTCAGCTTCCCTGCTTACCATTATAAGACAGGAAGGAACGGGAAGTAGTATCAACTGCAGTTTTGTGCAGACAGATAACATTGATGCACTCCGAGTGTGGAGCTTCTGCACAGTCCTAGTAGTGATGTTCTGGTGGCTAGGGCTTAGGTCTAATCAGAGCTTAAGGACTTTGTTGAGTATTATCTTCCCTGGAGAACACACATTCCTAGTGCCAGGCTGATGGCAATCGCTGCCAGGATCTCAGGAATCTCCCTAGAATTCTATTTGTAGGACAGGAAAGCCAGTCCTCTCCACGTGTTTCACGTCTCTATAAGTCTTACACACTTATAGAGACGTGAAACACAAACATGGCCTTCCCACACTTAGTCCCTAAGTGTATTCATACCCACTTGTTCAGTTTCATGACCTCTTCAGCTGGTTATgtgagccaccagactcaaagggTTAGTGAGTTGCACTCCCCTCTGTATTTCTTACTTGAATCACCATGGGTACAATATTCTCCATAACTCTTGCATTTGTGTTCTACTAGGTACACGTTGGGCCACATGATGGGACATTATGGCAGTTCTTGTTTGATCTTACAGGCTTCTGCAGCAGCAAACAGCAAGGTGGCCTCCTCAAGATGACTTCCATGTCAGGTTGAGAGAAACAGATTTCACAACAAGCACATTTCAAACAAGAGCCTGTTGTGCAGCCTCTGGATAGCTAAATTATGACTTTTTATCATCCATAGGTTTTTCCATGCCAATAGGTtgtgtctctctctatatatattacccctcccctctgtggccaatcagtgctgctgctgctgctgctaccaagttggctccaatgtactctttcttgttctttgttcaatgCATCTTCATTTCTATGTTTCTAAGAGACCATGATTgtctaaaattgaattttagtTCCCTTTTtttacccaccttgctgagaagcagttCTCCTGCTGCTTGAGTGTGGAGTcatggagcaactggaaatgcaaccttcctctattccactatCTTGAATctcttctaaatttatatttcaaactcttatcatatgataatttttttcttgtatcttgTTAGTAGACAAGCATTTCATTTAAGGATGAAAGTTCTGGACCTTCTTTTCCATTACCTTTGCCTGACGGATAGCTCCAGGACATGTTGAGCAGTAGCAGTGCTGGCAGTCATCattatcttgtttctttcttttttttattgttattattagttgttcaaaacattacaaagctcttgacatatcatattttatacatttgattcaagtggattatgaactcccaattttaccccatatacatattgcagattcacatcggttacacatccacttttttacctactgccatactagtgtatgtggtattctgctccctttcctatcctctactatcccccctcccctcccctcccatcttttctctctaccccatctactgtaattcatttctctctcttgtttttttcccctttcccctcacttcctcttacatgtaattttgtataacaatgagggtctcctttctttaccatgcaatttcccttctctctctctctttccctccaccctctcgtccctgtttagtggtgatcttcttctcatgctcttcctccctattctgttcttagttgctctccttatatcaaagatgacatttggcatttgtgttttagggattggttaacttcTGTTTTTACTGGGAATGTTTTCACTGTTTCATCATTAAATTTGGTCTCTGCTGTTGACTTCTGAGAGGTAGCATCACATCAGGTTGACAAACCTACCTTCCATTCTAAGATTGCagagtattttcatataataaaggaatatgaaattttatgtaatgctttaaaaatgacctctctttaaaaaaaaggaaaaggtactCTTAAAATGATCACTTGAGGTCGAGAGTTGACCTTCTTTCCAATGAAATATCCACACTCATTTCAGCATTTATaacagcccttcttattttcacttatcattgaatatttttgttttgacagCTGTAattaccatccttgctaatgaTGATGGCCCTGGAGTTCTATCATTTAACAACAGTGAGCACTTTTTCCTGAGAGAGCCAGCAGCTCTCTATGTTCAGGAAAGCGTTGCGGTCTTGTACTTTGTTCGGGAACCTGCACGAGGACTGTTTGGAACTGTGACAGTTCAGTTCATTGTCATGGAAGTGAATTCTTCAACAGAATCCAAGGACCTGACTCCTTCCAAAGGCTATATTGTATTAGAAGAAGGTGTTCGACTCAAGGTACAGTATGCAACTTTAATGAGGATGAAGCTTATAActctaatatttacaaaatattttttcctgcatcctcaaaagaagaaaaagatatttccaaCTTAGGTGAGAAATAAAGACACGATTAGATTATTATGTGACAAGTGCTAATGTACTATATAATATGTATAGAGGGCAACTGAAGGAATTTACTATTAatagagaaatatggaaataataaaaatacacatttttttttaattttaaattccaaactTATTTAAATGGTATACTTCACTTTATATGTAAAGCATAAGCCAAAAAAGCTCCCAGCCTCAGTCAGTCAtttctttttgctatattttaattaagCAGCATGTAACTGCTGCTTCAAACTGTTTGAGAATAGGAATagtgttttaaagagaaaaatcctggATTTGAGATTAATTATGAATGTGATCTATCCTTACATAAGTTTAGTTTCccaacttatttttctatatattttccattcctgtatattgattttctgttcctactaaactttatttttaaaaatatagttgaagTTTAAATTAGTTCATCGAATTATCTTTAGACATTTTTCAAGCTAGCTAAAATACtgctttaaagaaatacatttggggctcgcctggcatgcgtgcggcccgggttcgatcctcagcaccacataccaacaaagatgttgtgtccgccgagaactaaaaaataaatattaaaaattctctctccctctctccctctctctcccctctctcccctctcactctctcttaaaaaaaagaaatacatttgcaGCCCTTTCCTCTAAACTAATTCATCTAACAATCAAAtaactttctcaattttaagtttttgtaaagttcaacatattttttgttcattttttaaacgttcttccaaatttaaaatctttgatttcttcaaagacacacttaaattgtgaaaaatacaaaagttcaaatttgaagtatattaaaatttgtcattgctttattcacatttttctcttaataatttttttgtaatttaaaatgtttaaaatttttttactgtaatattttgtgtctttttctcgGCGTGTATTTAAGTAAAACTTTTGTTCATTTGGTAAATTAAACATTagagaaaattagattaaatatttttggctcaCACAACTGTTTTTGCTCCacgtttttattttgacatataaatagtaaaatgcacCAATTCCAAGCATATGGATTAATGATTTTAAACatagtatacacacatataatgacctgtattagtcagcttttcatcactatgaacaaaatactgataagaacaacttagtggggaaagatttattttggcttagcgtttcagaggattcagtctgTGTCATCGGGCTCCAAGGTAGAATCATCTTGGTGGAAGGGTGGAgttgaggaaagctgctcagcttattGCACCCggggaaaacagaaagcaagaggaaAGTGCCAGAGAGAACCCAGACCTTTCCAGGAAAACCTCTATCCCTTGTGACCCACTTAATACAAGTAATCCATTcagccatcagtggattaatctactgatgagatcagagccatCATGATTTATCACTTTCCAAAAAGTCTACCTCTGAGCAGATGAGACTTTGGacaacatttcatatccaaaacataatacCTCCACTCAGATTAAAGATATTAACACTACTATTACCCAGATGGTTCTCTTGGCATCTTGCCTTTTCAAGAGGAAAccactttgtaatgttttaattgaCTCATTTTTGCTGATTCTTGAGCTTTGTATAAATAGGGCCTTATAGTatctattattttgtgtttagctTCTTTCATGCTTCTTTTGTGTGGTTGCGGACATCCGTAGCTgatccttttttattgttgaatagagTTTTGTGGAACAGAtcaccatttatttatccattttcctgttgatgaacatttgggttgttttctaatttgttcctACTATGgcttttttgtaatatatatattttaattgtcaatggacctttatttatttatatgtggtgctgagaattcaacccagtgcctcacacatgctagggaagtgctacccctgagccagaaccccagcccctctaccatGGCTTTTTAATGGTGAATCCTAGACTACAAAGACATTAATGAAGTTATATAGCCAGAGCAGGATAAAAAAGTATCCCAaaaaaggacatgaatttaatattttaatattttattctgtgttatttaaaaatgtcatttattttttagacactTCCATGTAGTGTACCACAGTGTTGAAAATCCCAAAAGTAATAACATGAAAATCCCAAAAGTAGCTATCACATTATGGGgaccattattaaataaaaaagaggtgctgttttttgaaagacattattttggtttctaaaatgtttagtaaatttctctatgtgttttgcaaatatattctattctagtaactttacttttttattttgttttcaggcCCTGCACATTTCTGCTGTATTAGACACAGAACCAGAAATGGATGAGCATTTTGTTTGCACCTTGTTTAATCCGACGGGAGGTGCTAGACTAGGGGCTCAGGTTCAAACCTTGATAACAGTATTACAAAATCAGGCCCCTTTGGGGCTGTTCAGTATTTCTGCTATTGAAAAtaggtataatttatttataagaaaatgtcacttctgaaaataaggaagaaataatttttgacataagaaaatgcaaaagaaaattgagGTGTGATTATGTAAAGtggacttttaaaatgaattccagACTTAACCATGGCCTGCTTAATGGTGTCATCagaattcttattttctcataCTTCACACTTCTAGGAAAAGGCCtgcattattttgtgattttagaaataaaaagcaagaaaaaatataaaatatacttggtCACTGAATCCAAATACATTactttttaaacatattaaaatgattataattataaaatttcctttggaaactgacagatatttatatacagtatattaagagatttagttttattcttatactaagaatttcctgttttttcctgtcagatgtttttgatttatgtgtgaaaaaattcaaaaaagacagttttaaaatgtgtaatgttAAATTACTGATCTTcagtattttctgattataagTGTTgcatttgtacttaaaaaaactccataaatgaatattttcaagcacacatttgtcttgaaaatattcatgtatCAAATTTGTGCATGTCATTTGGGTTGTATAAATGTAGAAGCATATTAAGCATATACTGGTAAtgtgacatatattttaaatatgtagaaattatattctttttctgttttccacaatTTCAGAGCCACTTCTATAGATATTGAAGAAACCAACAGAATGGTATACTTAAATGTGTCGTGTACTAATGGCATTGATTTAGCTGTGAGTGTGCAGTGGGAGACGATATCTGAAACAGCCCTTGGCatgagtatgtttagttttttatgagaaaaaaatgctgtAACTCAGAAATGTTGCATGTATAAGATTTACATTATTTCCATGAATTATAATTTATGGgtttattaaaaatgggaaacagatatttaattttattactatatccAAGAATATTTGAGTGCCTAGGAATGTTACTGAGCTCATGGAGCTTAGAATTTAAGGTGTaccaaaataataagtaaaaatcaatGTGGAGGAATCAATTATGCAAAGAACTGGGTTGGAGGAACCTGGGAGACACGAGGGGGAAGCTTTAGAGGCAGGAAACTCAGGCATAAAAGGACATGTCATAATTGAAGAACCTCAGTGAATAGGGAGTACAGAAATAGGGGAGATGCAGAGATCATTGAAgaacttgagaaatattttatggatGTCAATCTTTTATCCCAGAGTTAATGGAAAACCTTTGAGTGGTTTAGGCATGGGGAAGATGGTATGGTATGatcatgtttgcatttttaagtgttaTTCATAGGACCGTGTAAAGAATTGGTTGGTATAGCAGAGAAGAGAGGATGCATGGAGATGAGCAAAAGGGCAACAGATGATGGAAGTTTAGAGCAGGTGATGAACTGGGTGCAAGGGTGAGGGTGAGACCCAGATGACTCCTAGTTCCTCAGCTTGTGTGGTAGGATAGAGTGTCTTGCCACTGACTAAGAGATGTGTGAAAGAAGGCTAGGTGGTGTTTTGGTGagggaattaaaataaatctgttttagcACATTTTAAGTTTGAGTTCCTTTTGAGAAGGcgtttatactcaaaggaaggTCTCTGCTGCAAGATAGACTTAGGGATCTGACATGTGTTACTGTTTTTAAAGTCATGGACATTGATTTAACAATCTGAGAAGAGGAGCTGtagacagagaagggaagaagaccCAGCCTGAAAATTGAAAAGCATCAGATTGAATGGCTAGGGATAGCAGAGTGATCTCACGAAGGGGATTTGGAGACCTGGTGagaaatacaggagaaaacagtagATTGCAGATACTAGAAGAGTGTGTTAAAGGGTGGGAGATGGGCTGGGGCTATTGCTCaatgtcagagtgcttgcctagcatgcccagggTCCTGAGTCCAAaccccagtgctggaaaaaagaaaagaaagaaataaaacatgttttagcatatttccctttaaaattacagttagcaagtatttatatttaaatagaccTTGGGAAAGTTCATATGGCTATAGAGTGAAGTATTAGTACTCCTTTTGTTAtccataattgttattttaagttactatttttaagttttctagcctctttctctctctctctctctctctctctctgtccctgtctctctctctctctgtccctgtctctctctctctctctctctctctctctctctctctctttctctctctctctcacacacacacacacacacacacacacacacacacaccatggggaATTCATTTGTATTGAAGTCATTAGTCTCaatgtttaaataacaaattagagcAGATAAGTTTGAGAAGGAATTATGCACTGGTAAataatgatttatgttttttaggGGTAATGGATGTTgtcttttccatatttcaaagtttttttggaCAAGCCAGTTTCTGGCTGGTGTTTCTTTACTTTGGAAGATTCAGTATATGGTATAATGTTAAGAAAATCATCATGTACTATTTACCGATGGCAAGGGATTTTTATTCCAGTAAAGGTaaacattgcttatttttttccacagtgcacaaaataatatatacaagtaAATGTGAGATACATTATGAGTTAACTGTTTtttgtaattctcattttctaggATTTAATGATACAAAATCCTAAAACTTGTGAGGCCTTTAATATTGGTCTTTCCCCCTACTTTGTAATtactcataaagaaagaaatgaagagaagtctTCTGTTAACAGTGTGTATACCTTCACATCTGGATTCCAGTTATTCctggtaaaaacaaaatcttcattttatattgctttacctaaaagaaattcagatttgtAAGACTGATCTAAATGGATGACAATGTATATTCTATGTTAATGAGTAACAGAACTTTTTGCAAGTTGATACAAATTGTAGCATGTATCTTAAACGGGGGCTATTTTTGTTGGCTTGAAATGATGTATGCTTATGATATATGCATACCTAGTGATCAGAATAGTTTTAAACATCGAGTCTTAAACATCAAATACTAACTCATTAGTATAATATTTAGTGACTTTCTGAGttaaactctttaaatttttattcccacttttctgtcttccttgcaGGTGCAAACAATCATTATTTCTGAGAGTTCCCAAGTAAGATATTTTACTTCAGACAGTCAAGATTATTTAATTGTTGCAAGTCAAAGAGAGGATTCCGAATTAACTCAGGTTtgaatctttgaaaatgaagatctccccaacttttaaaaaaatactgtaattgAAAGTTATGAGGTAGGGTCTAGAGATTTGGTATAAAAGAAAACCATAGTTTGTGGTAAAGTAGTAAAggagaatatgaatatttattggtcccaattaacttttaaacaacagttatgaatattatatgttCTTCAAGAGCCAAAGCAAATGTAATCATAAACATgaacatttaataagaatttaattgagttggaaaacattatggaggaaaatcacacagCTAGATAGATGGTATCACTAAAAATTCATGATTAACATTACCAATTGGGCACTCAGCATCACCccagaaatttcacatttttctagcaCACTACATCTTATAATCTCCTTAATGcttaattgataatttttgtcTCTGGTGCTTCTGTACATGCTTCTTATCGCATCATTTTCAACTAATGACCTCAGTGAAATGAAAGTCACTAGAGGGAGATTACTTATTTTCCCAAcaccaaattcaaaattccaCTTAAAAGCCAGTgttgcccctccctcctgctgcagcGGAGGAGTGTCCTTCTGGAGAAGCCCTTCCTTTCACATGGCTGCCCCTCAGCCTTCATAAGGTTTAGTTATTCCCTCCatagctggcatttctttctccaCGAAATTATTACAGTTGGCATAAATAGTTGAGAATTGTTCAGTTTACAACGAAATCCCTTGATCTCTtccctttctgatttcttttttttcatttattttctctccttttcggTAGGACGTTGTGAGAGAAGTGTCAGCTAGCTTTGTCTACTTCTCATGCTCACCCATGGCGACTGGGTTGCCAAATCTAGTGGATatgttt contains:
- the LOC144252980 gene encoding adhesion G-protein coupled receptor V1-like; this translates as MILDDDIPEGDEKFQLILTNPSPGLELGQQTIAVITILANDDGPGVLSFNNSEHFFLREPAALYVQESVAVLYFVREPARGLFGTVTVQFIVMEVNSSTESKDLTPSKGYIVLEEGVRLKALHISAVLDTEPEMDEHFVCTLFNPTGGARLGAQVQTLITVLQNQAPLGLFSISAIENRATSIDIEETNRMVYLNVSCTNGIDLAVSVQWETISETALGMRVMDVVFSIFQSFFGQASFWLVFLYFGRFSIWYNVKKIIMYYLPMARDFYSSKGFNDTKS